GCTGTTCTGTTGGGGGGATTATATGCCTTAATGGGCATCGGTTTTTCCTTGCAGTGGGGTATTAGCGGAATCATTAATTTGTCCTATGGAGCAATGGTTATATTAGGTTCTTATATTTCCCTGGAATTTTTTAATTTATTTCACCTCGATCCTTTTATCAGTATGATAATTTCTGGCGGTATCCTTTTTGTCATAGGAGCAGGAATATATCGCACCCTCTTACAACCATTACTTAAAGGTGGAATTGTTTTTACCCTTATTTTAACTTTTGCTTTTCGATTGGTGATAGAAAATATTATCCTGAAGGTGTGGTCTGCTGATTATCGTACTATACGTGTCACTTACGCTGGTAGTAATTTTCAATTTGGCGATGCCTATATTCCCTTAATAAAGTTTTTAGTTTTCTTTGTGGCTGCCATATTAATTTATTTGACCTATCTTTTTATGATGAACACGAAAACCGGGAAAGGAATTCAGGCAGTTGCCTTGGATAAAGAAGGAGCACAGGCGGTAGGGATAGATGTAGAAAAAATGTACCTAATTAATTTTGCTTTGGGAACTGCTTTGGCAGGATTAACCGGTTCTCTTTGGGCAAGTATCTATAGTTTTTCTCCCCATCTTTTAGGTCCCATCGTGGGGAAGGTATTTATTATTGCCATACTTGGTGGATTGGGAAATATCTGGGGTGCAGCTGCCGGAGGATTGCTCCTGGGGATTGCAGAAACTGCGGGGGCAGTATTCCTTGGTTCGGAGTGGCAAGAAGCTATCGGTATGGTCATTATGGTAAGTGTGTTACTCTGGAGACCATACGGACTTATGGGGAAAAAGTTTTTTGGATAATTTAGGAATTATTTGAAACGAGAGGAGCGTAGGCAGGTGTTCAATAATAAAAAAGTAAATGTTTTTTTAATAATACTCGGAATAATTATATTTTTCTTTTTACCGCGCTTTATATCAGGTTATTGGGTTAGGGTGATTACTACTATCTTTATGTATGCGGTAATTGCTCAAGGAATGAATCTTATGTCCGGTTATATGGGCTATCTTCCTTTTGGTAATGCCATGTTTTTTGGGATAGGAGCCTATATTACTGCTATTGGTATGAGTAAAGGGATGTCTTTTTTGGCTGTTTTACCCTTATCCGCTCTAACTGCAATCTTGGTTAGTATTTTATTTGGACTCCCGGTGCTGAGACTTCGAGGTCATTACTTTGCTATTGCTACTATTGGTATGAGTGGAGCAATTTTATCGGTAGTGCAAAATGCTACCGAGATAACCGGAGGGGCAATGGGAACCACTTTACCTATTATTAATAAATCTCCGGAAGTAACCTATA
This region of Candidatus Atribacteria bacterium genomic DNA includes:
- a CDS encoding branched-chain amino acid ABC transporter permease, which produces MNLQMLINAVLLGGLYALMGIGFSLQWGISGIINLSYGAMVILGSYISLEFFNLFHLDPFISMIISGGILFVIGAGIYRTLLQPLLKGGIVFTLILTFAFRLVIENIILKVWSADYRTIRVTYAGSNFQFGDAYIPLIKFLVFFVAAILIYLTYLFMMNTKTGKGIQAVALDKEGAQAVGIDVEKMYLINFALGTALAGLTGSLWASIYSFSPHLLGPIVGKVFIIAILGGLGNIWGAAAGGLLLGIAETAGAVFLGSEWQEAIGMVIMVSVLLWRPYGLMGKKFFG